A section of the Pygocentrus nattereri isolate fPygNat1 chromosome 18, fPygNat1.pri, whole genome shotgun sequence genome encodes:
- the LOC119266051 gene encoding thrombospondin type-1 domain-containing protein 1-like yields MDRAERAEQNWSRRGPSPIQRNMLARKLREANSAASSQRQRSSTFSSYEQRRGRCRSLPLSGDYSNSSYGLTEAEKRMMDISGYLGEEDGIEVIRDHRLT; encoded by the coding sequence ATGGACCGAGCCGAAAGGGCGGAACAAAACTGGAGCAGGAGAGGTCCTTCACCCATCCAGAGGAACATGCTGGCCAGGAAGCTTCGTGAAGCCAACTCAGCAGCCAGCAGCCAGCGgcaaagaagttccaccttctCCAGCTACGAGCAGCGCAGGGGGCGGTGTCGAAGCCTTCCACTCTCCGGAGACTACAGTAACTCTTCCTATGGCCTGACTGAGGCTGAGAAACGCATGATGGACATCTCTGGATACCTGGGAGAAGAGGATGGGATTGAGGTGATAAGAGACCATAGACTCACCTGA
- the fgl1b gene encoding LOW QUALITY PROTEIN: fibrinogen like 1B (The sequence of the model RefSeq protein was modified relative to this genomic sequence to represent the inferred CDS: deleted 1 base in 1 codon): MSELVLFLLVSYGIASSGVWGEDDDDECGFELSELRASIKKLDQTLLLGEWKLAHMRAHRRFKLVPKQEQPTSQNETTGQSLLSTGGNLLVHDRDCSELFDRGKTESGFYRIKPKASLEPFLVFCDMEDGGGWTVVQKRRNGKVDFNRNWEEYKNGFGNFQISKDEFWLGNDHIHVLLKGGENVMKIDLMDWNGERSYAMYDNFRVGDEKDKYRLYYAMYSGRAGDALSGGSNMVEQWSASHSGMQFSTKDLDNDRYLQEAVLKKNKGGWWFGRCHAANLNGLFYRGGKYTAKHDNGVVWSTWRGLWYSLRHTSMKVRPAAFMDSLGSGAGPEA; encoded by the exons ATGTCAGAGTTGGTACTCTTTCTGCTGGTATCATATGGGATTGCGTCATCGGGCGTCTGG GGagaggatgatgatgacgaGTGTGGTTTCGAATTGTCTGAGCTAAGAGCCAGTATAAAGAAGCTTGACCAGACGCTGTTGCTCGGCGAGTGGAAACTGGCGCACATGCGTGCCCACCGCCGCTTCAAACTAGTGCCCAAACAAGAACAACCAACAAGCCAAAACGAGACTACTGGACAATCGCTGCTGAGCACAGGAGGAAACCTGCTGGTTCACGACAGAG ATTGTTCTGAGTTGTTCgacagaggaaaaacagagagcGGCTTCTACCGGATTAAACCCAAAGCGAGCCTCGAGCCGTTCCTGGTGTTCTGTGATATGGAGGATGGAGGAGGGTGGACTGTAGTGCAGAAGCGGCGCAATGGCAAAGTGGACTTCAACAG GAACTGGGAGGAGTATAAAAATGGTTTTGGCAATTTCCAGATAAGTAAAGATGAGTTCTGGCTGGGCAATGACCACATTCATGTCTTGCTGAAGGGAG GTGAAAATGTAATGAAGATTGATTTGATGGACTGGAATGGAGAAAGATCGTATGCAATGTATGACAACTTCAGAGTGGGA GATGAAAAA GACAAGTACAGGCTATACTATGCAATGTACAGTGGCAGGGCAGGAGATGCTTTGTCTGGTGGGAGTAACATGGTGGAGCAGTGGTCTGCCTCCCACAGTGGTATGCAATTCAGCACCAAGGACCTGGATAATGATCGCTACCTGCAGGAAGCTGtgctaaagaaaaacaaaggaggCTGGTG GTTTGGCAGGTGTCATGCTGCCAACCTGAATGGACTGTTCTATCGAGGGGGAAAATACACAGCCAAACATGACAATGGAGTGGTGTGGAGCACCTGGAGGGGGCTGTGGTACTCCCTCAGACACACGAGCATGAAGGTGCGGCCTGCAGCTTTTATGGACAGCCTGGGCAGTGGGGCGGGACCAGAGGCTTAG
- the tpte gene encoding putative tyrosine-protein phosphatase TPTE isoform X1 yields MSSVHFHPGLDSKDVNGNGMMEEAQVQIDDGKEGSYEPDTLYYRIRKRIAPFVMSFGFRVFGVVLIIVDVVLVIVDLSLPGDSSAVRTPLEAISLVISVFFVIDVLLRIYVEGFKVYFSSKLNVMDACIVIITLVVTVVYTFSSFSGADLIPRLVSILRALRIIILVRVFRLASQKKELEKVTRRMVSENKRRYQKDGFDLDLTYVTDRVIAMSFPSSGKQALYRNPIKEVARFLDTKHPDHYRVYNLCSEKGYDPVFFHYRMERVMIDDHNVPSLEDMLSYTASVREWMAADPLNIIAIHCKGGKGRTGTMVCTWLIDSDQFESAQDSLDYFGERRTDKSMSSKFQGVETPSQSRYVGYYEIMKNSYDRQLPPPKSLKIKSLRIHSIAGVGKGNGSDLKVRIIVKKEQVFQCVCAKQENCALFPDVGSNAVVISLQEGPVVCGDVKIMFESSAGLPKGYEDCPFYFWFNTSFVENNKLYLSREELDNPHKSKTWDIYKEDFGVTLSFSDP; encoded by the exons ATGTCATCTGTGCATTTTCACCCTGGGTTGGATTCCAAAGACGttaatgg GAACGGCATGATGGAAGAAGCTCAAGTCCAGATCGATGATGGCAAAGAGGGAAGTTATGAACCAGATACACTGTACTA TCGCATTAGGAAAAGAATAGCTCCTTTTGTGATGTCCTTTGGGTTTCG TGTATTTGGAGTGGTGCTCATCATAGTGGACGTTGTCCTGGTCATTGTTGACCTGTCCCTCCCTGGAGACTCTTCCGCAGTGAGAACCCCTCTGGAGGCCATCTCGCTGGTCATCTCCGTCTTCTTTGTCATTGATGTGCTGCTGAGGATCTACGTAGAAGG ATTCAAGGTGTACTTCAGCTCCAAGCTTAACGTCATGGATGCATGCATCGTGATCATCACTCTGGTTGTCACTGTGGTCTATACATTCAGCAGTTTCTCCGGGGCAGACCTAATTCCCAG GTTAGTAAGCATCCTGAGGGCTTTGAGAATAATTATCCTGGTACGTGTCTTTCGCCTGGCCTCTCAAAAGAAAGAGCTGGAGAAGGTCACCAGAAGAATG GTATCTGAGAATAAAAGGCGGTACCAGAAGGATGGATTTGATTTGGATCTCACCTACGTTACAG ACAGAGTTATTGCCATGTCCTTCCCTTCATCTGGAAAGCAGGCACTCTACAGAAATCCCATTAAA GAAGTTGCCAGATTCCTGGACACAAAGCATCCGGATCATTACAGAGTTTACAATCTCTGCA GCGAGAAAGGCTACGATCCAGTGTTCTTCCATTATAGAATGGAACGTGTGATGATCGATGACCATAATGTGCCATCATTAGA GGACATGCTGAGCTACACTGCCAGTGTGAGGGAGTGGATGGCTGCAGACCCACTCAACATCATAGCCATTCACTGcaaaggaggaaaag GGCGTACAGGCACAATGGTGTGTACCTGGCTGATTGATAGTGATCAGTTTGAGAGTGCACAG GACAGCCTGGACTACTTTGGGGAGAGACGCACTGACAAAAGCATGAGCTCAAAGTTTCAGGGAGTTGAAACTCCGTCTCAG AGCCGATACGTTGGGTACTATGAGATCATGAAGAACAGTTACGACCGGCAACTGCCTCCCCCTAAGAGCCTGAAAATAAAGAGTTTGCGCATTCACTCTATTGCAG GTGTGGGAAAAGGTAATGGCAGTGATCTGAAGGTGCGGATCATAGTGAAGAAGGAGCAGGTGTTCCAATGTGTCTGTGCCAAGCAGGAAAACTGTGCG CTGTTCCCAGATGTTGGAAGCAATGCAGTGGTGATCAGTTTACAAGAGGGACCAGTGGTTTGTGGAGATGTGAAGATCATGTTTGAATCCAGTGCT GGTCTTCCAAAGGGATATGAGGACTGTCCGTTCTATTTCTGGTTCAACACTTCTTTTGTAGAGAACAACAA GCTGTATCTATCAAGGGAGGAACTGGACAACCCACATAAGTCCAAAACCTGGGACATCTACAAGGAAGACTTTGGAGTGACCCTGTCATTCAGTGACCCTTGA
- the tpte gene encoding putative tyrosine-protein phosphatase TPTE isoform X2 encodes MMEEAQVQIDDGKEGSYEPDTLYYRIRKRIAPFVMSFGFRVFGVVLIIVDVVLVIVDLSLPGDSSAVRTPLEAISLVISVFFVIDVLLRIYVEGFKVYFSSKLNVMDACIVIITLVVTVVYTFSSFSGADLIPRLVSILRALRIIILVRVFRLASQKKELEKVTRRMVSENKRRYQKDGFDLDLTYVTDRVIAMSFPSSGKQALYRNPIKEVARFLDTKHPDHYRVYNLCSEKGYDPVFFHYRMERVMIDDHNVPSLEDMLSYTASVREWMAADPLNIIAIHCKGGKGRTGTMVCTWLIDSDQFESAQDSLDYFGERRTDKSMSSKFQGVETPSQSRYVGYYEIMKNSYDRQLPPPKSLKIKSLRIHSIAGVGKGNGSDLKVRIIVKKEQVFQCVCAKQENCALFPDVGSNAVVISLQEGPVVCGDVKIMFESSAGLPKGYEDCPFYFWFNTSFVENNKLYLSREELDNPHKSKTWDIYKEDFGVTLSFSDP; translated from the exons ATGATGGAAGAAGCTCAAGTCCAGATCGATGATGGCAAAGAGGGAAGTTATGAACCAGATACACTGTACTA TCGCATTAGGAAAAGAATAGCTCCTTTTGTGATGTCCTTTGGGTTTCG TGTATTTGGAGTGGTGCTCATCATAGTGGACGTTGTCCTGGTCATTGTTGACCTGTCCCTCCCTGGAGACTCTTCCGCAGTGAGAACCCCTCTGGAGGCCATCTCGCTGGTCATCTCCGTCTTCTTTGTCATTGATGTGCTGCTGAGGATCTACGTAGAAGG ATTCAAGGTGTACTTCAGCTCCAAGCTTAACGTCATGGATGCATGCATCGTGATCATCACTCTGGTTGTCACTGTGGTCTATACATTCAGCAGTTTCTCCGGGGCAGACCTAATTCCCAG GTTAGTAAGCATCCTGAGGGCTTTGAGAATAATTATCCTGGTACGTGTCTTTCGCCTGGCCTCTCAAAAGAAAGAGCTGGAGAAGGTCACCAGAAGAATG GTATCTGAGAATAAAAGGCGGTACCAGAAGGATGGATTTGATTTGGATCTCACCTACGTTACAG ACAGAGTTATTGCCATGTCCTTCCCTTCATCTGGAAAGCAGGCACTCTACAGAAATCCCATTAAA GAAGTTGCCAGATTCCTGGACACAAAGCATCCGGATCATTACAGAGTTTACAATCTCTGCA GCGAGAAAGGCTACGATCCAGTGTTCTTCCATTATAGAATGGAACGTGTGATGATCGATGACCATAATGTGCCATCATTAGA GGACATGCTGAGCTACACTGCCAGTGTGAGGGAGTGGATGGCTGCAGACCCACTCAACATCATAGCCATTCACTGcaaaggaggaaaag GGCGTACAGGCACAATGGTGTGTACCTGGCTGATTGATAGTGATCAGTTTGAGAGTGCACAG GACAGCCTGGACTACTTTGGGGAGAGACGCACTGACAAAAGCATGAGCTCAAAGTTTCAGGGAGTTGAAACTCCGTCTCAG AGCCGATACGTTGGGTACTATGAGATCATGAAGAACAGTTACGACCGGCAACTGCCTCCCCCTAAGAGCCTGAAAATAAAGAGTTTGCGCATTCACTCTATTGCAG GTGTGGGAAAAGGTAATGGCAGTGATCTGAAGGTGCGGATCATAGTGAAGAAGGAGCAGGTGTTCCAATGTGTCTGTGCCAAGCAGGAAAACTGTGCG CTGTTCCCAGATGTTGGAAGCAATGCAGTGGTGATCAGTTTACAAGAGGGACCAGTGGTTTGTGGAGATGTGAAGATCATGTTTGAATCCAGTGCT GGTCTTCCAAAGGGATATGAGGACTGTCCGTTCTATTTCTGGTTCAACACTTCTTTTGTAGAGAACAACAA GCTGTATCTATCAAGGGAGGAACTGGACAACCCACATAAGTCCAAAACCTGGGACATCTACAAGGAAGACTTTGGAGTGACCCTGTCATTCAGTGACCCTTGA